The Blastopirellula sediminis sequence CCTCCGCGAACTGCTCAAACTGTTCGTTCGTCGTTTCGGTCGTCGCCAAATAATAAGGTCGCTCCGGCAGACGGTCTTCGGCCGCCAATTCGCCAGGCTGCAAATCCCCTTCCACTCCGTATTTGAAGTTGGCAGGCTTGATCAATACCAGGACCAGCGGCGCCTTCTCGGCCAGCGCGACAACCTCAATCCGCGTCGGCAGATTCAACTCAGGATCGATCTCGGCGTCTTTGACGCCTCGCACTTGGGTCGGCAACGCCGGCCTGGGGTCGGGCATTTCGTTCCCCTGATCTTGTCGCTGAACCAATTGGAAAGGCCCCAGCGGCAGTTCGTTGACCGATTGCACCTTGAGCACTGGCTCTAAGCTTTTATACCCCTCTTTGCTGATCAACGCTTTGTGCTCACCGACCGGAATGTTGTAGTACTTTCCAAGCTTGGTTTGACCGGCGGACTCAATCTCCTGTCCGTCGATCGAAATGATGGCGTCGTCGGGCGTCACCTTGATATGAACTTCGACTAGTTCTTCGCTAGGAAATTTCGCTATTTCCTCGTTTTGAACTTCCGTAATTTCCTCCGGATGTCTCGCAGCACGTAGCTTTAACCCAACAATGACCGCTCCAATCAGGATCAGGGCGCAGAGCGGGTAGAGTACGTACGGCTTGCCCAGGAAATCGTTGAGCGATTGGGACGACTTGGCAGAGGGCTTCGCCGGAGACGACTTCGCGGAAGACGTCGTGCCTGAACGCGTTGGCGCGGTGGAAGCGGCAGCGGCGGCAGTTGCCGTGGCCGCGTTCGTTGACGTCGGCTTCGAAGCCGATTCCGCCGGCTTGCTGACCGGTTCGGCGGCGACTTCGAAACTCTTGATCGGCACGTCGCGCAGCAGGTCAAGCGCCTTCTGAGCCGTCGCCGGTCGTTCGGCGACATGTTTCTTCGTCATTTTTTCGATGACCGTCGCCAGATCGTCGGGGATGCCCGGGGCGATCTGACGGATCGGCGGCAACTCGTCGTCGGACGTGTGCCAGCGCATCCACGCGGTATTGGCGTCGATGGCGCCAACTCCGGTTCCAGGGAAGAGCGAGTCGAAACTAGGGCCTTTCAACAATTCCAGCGCCGTAAACCCAAGACAATAAAGATCGAGCGCCGGACCGAACGGGCCGAACTCCGACTTAAGGAGTTCCGGCGCCAGGTATTTCATGCTGCCGGTCGGGACACGAATCTCGGCGTCGACGCCAACCTCTTCAAAATCGCTCAACTTGACCCGGCCTTCGCTGTTGATCAGCAAATTGGAAGGTCGGACTTTGCCGTGGAGCTTTCCTTTTCGGTGCAAAAAGTTGAGCGCCCTAAGTACTTGTTGCAGGACGCTACGAACCAGGTCGAACGACAACGGACCTTGCGCAACCTTGTCGGCAAGGGTTCCTTCCATCATTTCCATCACAATCCAGCCGCGACTGCGGTCGACGCTGTAGACCGTCAGGATGTTCTCATCTTGGTGCTGGGCAAGGAATTGGGCCTCTTTCAGGAACTGTTCCAGCATCCGTTCGTCGCGCTGCGCCTGCGGAGAAAGTTGCTTGACGGCGACCTGTCGGTTGAGTGTCAGATCATGGGCCCGATACACAATGGTATTTTCCCCACGACCAATTTCCTCGAAAGTCTCAATCGAGTTTGGCGAGCTCATCGAAGGTGTTCTCCACGTCGTCGTTTTTAGCGTGCTTTAGTCGAACTCCGACGTAGGGCACTAGGAAATCCCCGCCAGAATCGGCAAGCGATTGTCTTTATAATGTCCGACTTCCACGTAAACTAGACATTCAATAGGGAAATCCTTATGCGATGTCGGCCGCATATTCCATTTGCGGCGACGGTTCTTCGGAAGAGCGAACCCTGTGAATTCAAAAGAGATTTACGCGCGGACTACTCGACATTTCCTGGCGCCGATTATCCCGTTGCTGGATGATCCATCGGTCAGTGAAGTGCTGATCAATGGCTGCGACGTCGTTTATTACGAGAAGGCTGGTCGGCTTCATCTTTCCGATTGCAAGTTCGAGAGCGAGGCGGCGCTGCAAGCCGCTGCCCGCAACATCGCCGAATTTGCGAACCGCACGATTGACGGCGCCAATCACAGCGCCGACGCGCGTTTGCCCGACGGCTCACGCGTACACATCATCGTCCCCCCAAGCTCCCGCAACGGCATCTGTCTTTCGATTCGCAAATTCCAGCGATCGTCGTTCGATTTAAGTCGTTTGGTAGAGGGCGGTTCGATGACGTCGGAGGCGCGAGAGTTTCTTACCCTCGCAGTCGCGCTGCATAAAAACATTGTCATCGCCGGGGGGACAGGCTCCGGAAAGACGTCGCTCTTGAACGCCTTGTCGGCTGAAATCCCGGAATACGAACGAATCGTCGTGATCGAGGATAGTTCGGAGCTGCAATTGCGTCAGCCGCATACGGTTTACCTGGAAGCTCAGCCGGCTCGGCCCGATGGAACCGGGCAAGTGACGATCCGCGACTTGTTCGTCGATTCGCTCCGGATGCGGCCTGACCGCA is a genomic window containing:
- a CDS encoding bifunctional serine/threonine-protein kinase/formylglycine-generating enzyme family protein, with the protein product MSSPNSIETFEEIGRGENTIVYRAHDLTLNRQVAVKQLSPQAQRDERMLEQFLKEAQFLAQHQDENILTVYSVDRSRGWIVMEMMEGTLADKVAQGPLSFDLVRSVLQQVLRALNFLHRKGKLHGKVRPSNLLINSEGRVKLSDFEEVGVDAEIRVPTGSMKYLAPELLKSEFGPFGPALDLYCLGFTALELLKGPSFDSLFPGTGVGAIDANTAWMRWHTSDDELPPIRQIAPGIPDDLATVIEKMTKKHVAERPATAQKALDLLRDVPIKSFEVAAEPVSKPAESASKPTSTNAATATAAAAASTAPTRSGTTSSAKSSPAKPSAKSSQSLNDFLGKPYVLYPLCALILIGAVIVGLKLRAARHPEEITEVQNEEIAKFPSEELVEVHIKVTPDDAIISIDGQEIESAGQTKLGKYYNIPVGEHKALISKEGYKSLEPVLKVQSVNELPLGPFQLVQRQDQGNEMPDPRPALPTQVRGVKDAEIDPELNLPTRIEVVALAEKAPLVLVLIKPANFKYGVEGDLQPGELAAEDRLPERPYYLATTETTNEQFEQFAEATKQFQEGAWLTTWGEAGSAANQPIRDVSWEASQAFCNWAGGDLPTEVEWEFAARGAEGAGFPYPWGSPMLDMEHANLFFGSDIAGPVAVDSLPSGATPTGLSHLLGNVAEWCSDIYAPGHGEQAQAASFADQHAIRGCSFAKSSDDARVTWRATEKASGADDIGFRLMIPVANAKK
- a CDS encoding CpaF family protein, yielding MNSKEIYARTTRHFLAPIIPLLDDPSVSEVLINGCDVVYYEKAGRLHLSDCKFESEAALQAAARNIAEFANRTIDGANHSADARLPDGSRVHIIVPPSSRNGICLSIRKFQRSSFDLSRLVEGGSMTSEAREFLTLAVALHKNIVIAGGTGSGKTSLLNALSAEIPEYERIVVIEDSSELQLRQPHTVYLEAQPARPDGTGQVTIRDLFVDSLRMRPDRIVVGEVRRGEALDLIQSMISGHAGALTTVHATTARDAAVRLETLSLMSDVSLPVHVARTMVASAIHLIVQIGRFPDGSRRLKAISECLGMDERGEYVFQDLYVFHASGTDEAGKVTGELAFTGIQPQFRREVIEQGMADRLDLTRSVFLSPDP